The genomic window CATCTATTATTGTCATATGTCTACATCTATTGCTATTACCCCCATATGGTAGGACTATTGCTTCTACCCATTTTAGAAtatgttttctctttctttttgatccatttttctcttctttgcgTTCATTTTGCATATTAAGAACATGATGCAAAGTAGATTGGGTGGGGAGAAgccaaatgattttttttttgaagcaaTTTGCTTCTTGTTGTTGTGGATATGTTTGTTCTTGTTGCACATTTGCtagcaaattttgaaaattgttaatTTGAACCTTATTTTTTTGCTGAAATCTAGCTAAGAATGGGATTGAACCctcttgaaagaaaaataataatgatttttttttaaatttatatgacTTTTTTTGGCATCTATTTGAGTTATAAGGATTATTGTAACTCAATCTATAATTTGTTATgatcaattttagaaaataaagggTAAGCTAAAGTTTAGTAGAAAAGAGTATAATATGGTCGTTCAATATTCTTTGATAGAAACATACtaaaattcattcaaaaaacataaattttcatCGAAACATACAGTAAGGGTATATATCAACAACTCATTTCAACTCCCCTTATACCTTTTAAAGAATTTTCATATACTAATTTACCAAATAACACTTCTTCCATAACCCTTGTACTTATATCTAAAGAACTCTTACCTAGGAACATATATATGTCTATATCTCTCATTATATCCACTCATAGATCTTCTCAAGGATGTTTTGAGTTTTTTACTTTACGATATTTTACCTTTCTTCCTTTAAGGACTCCCACCTATGAATAATTCTttcttaatatttgtttttcaagCCACCAATCATGATGCCTTAAATCTCCATGTCACTCATATTTCACATTAGGTTATTCTAGCAAAACATATTATATCACAACATAATAAAGTATATCTAACCATGAGTAACAATTCTCAACATACCAATCATCAtgtttttcattcaattatcaTAATATCCTCATACATGTATAATCAAGCATGTTAAATTATTTCACAGCTCAACCCTCattcaaaatatcaattaaatattaaattttaattcacaaatttataagaaaatgatattttttaaatcaaattttctaatttaaatctCCTTTAACTTTAgcttcattttctttgatttcttttccttctaaGAGTAGCTCGATAGCTAACTAGTCGTTTACTCATCTTTGGTTGTTGTCACATGCCATTCAACTAGTCATCTTTTAAGCGCCTCCAAGTTGCCTTCCCATAACACCTAGGAATCTTGATATGACAAACGGCTTCTATAGAAGTCaaccaaactaaagaaaattaaccaatcaatcataaaactAAATGAATAGTTAGTTAACTAAGTGcgtatttgattaatttaatatttattatttaataacttaaattgattttaaattaaattattaacttaaaatttattacttattttttattttaagtattaaagttaacttaaaatttattttaaatcatcaaattaacaaatttacccttgttaattttaactaatatttattctcattgattttaactcatttatttttattaattctaagcaataaatttatttataaaaaattcatatttaaaatattataaatagaaAAGATCGATAACCATAAtttaatcacaaaaaataatttattggagttatattattttattatattttgattcatttgaaatcttaatataaattgtcacaaaacaattttGATATCAAATATGCACTttattagaagaaaataaaaaataaaaataaataaataaactttattttagatgatacaaaatattttacaaattttataagtaaatatatttactagAAACAAAGTTATTTACAAATAAGgtgcaataaataaaataaataaagacaaatatgaatttcatggatattaagtaaaatatatatatatattggaaattcatttaagaaatcaatttttcatCACACAAAGTATTTAATAcacatatttttgtaaaaaaagaaaaaagaaaaaaaatatttatcattgtcaaattatttttaatctcattctaattaaccaaatataatttattttatttttaaaaaaaacatttttttgggcaattttattaaaaattaatttttaggacaattttatttacaaaacaattttttagtgaCAGTTTTtattaagcaaataaatttgTAGACAATTattactaaaaacaatttttaaaattttcattaaaaacaatttttcaattttcctaaaaacatttttcttaatttttattaaaaaaaattcttgaacaattatttttattaaaacttgTTTAATGAATTCTtcctcttatttaaataaattttctgaTTTGTTCAATATTAATTTTGTACACAACgagtaaatatatacaaataaatatttacagaaattaataaaaataaaactaaataatagtATGAAATAAAACGTATACCCAAACAAGCTTACAAACCTACAACAAGTTCATTGTCTTCATTTACCTCCTTGTAGTTCATGAAATTCTACCCTCCATGTGTCATAAACCAGTACTCACTCAATAGAATTGTGGAAGGGGCtcatgtaaaaacaaaaatagttcaaatgtaaatatcaaaaaatgtacaaaatccaaaataaatattcaaacttcaaattaatacaacaaatttcaccaattaaaatGGACCAAACAGAAATATCTCACATGTTATAAGTCTTAGTccaaaatttctaaattaatgGTCAATATATAAGCATAATCAACCAAGtccaaaaatttgataattaaaacaaGTTCaattaggcctaaatttaatattttaaaattcaagtctaatttaatattcaaacTCAAATCCACAACTAAAATCAActcaatttaatatgcaaagtcacatccaaaatataccacaatattatatcatatccaaattaaataattcaattgAGTACAATCATATAAATTATACTAATCTAGTTTAAATTagtaaattctaaattaattcaccaataataaattagtccaaatttcatattaattcagcAACAATAAATGAgatcaaatttcatattaattcaataatACAAATCTTACaaacaataattattattaaaatcaaataaagaaaaaataataataataataataataaaggaaaatggGTGAGGTGAGAAAGTGAGAAAAGGGAAGGGGGGTCCTCGGTTACCATAAATGGCACCAGCATCACCTTGCCGACAATGGTGACAAGGACGGCTCACTGGAAGTGAGGAAgtaggagagagagagagatggctTGGCCCTTGGGTAcgaataataaatatatatataataataacaataatagtaataataaaaataaaaaataaaataatttacaaaataataaaaattaagaattaaaggATGTTAAtgggtaaaaaataataataatgaaaatttaaatttaaggataaaattatgatcaaaattaatataaaaataaaaataagacatttTGAATCTACAATATCATAAGCtctaaaatatattctaaacttaaaaaatatatcaaaaaataaataaattgggaTTAGCTTTGaagttatttaaaatattttttttaacaaataaactTTCGAGAAAGGATTTTAGGTATGAATAAAATGGATATATAGAATGACTAGATAGATGCAATTATGCAAACATGAATTCTGTAAGGATAAAACCAgttgaaaaaagaaagcaatttttaaaaataggttttaaaCACAATTCTTAATcgtttaaataaagaaataaattttatttgagaacTCAACTATGAAAAGTAATTTTCTTAACTTATTCTCCATCAAATCTACATTAtgtaaaatataagttaaaaaaactGCTTACACAAACAATTGTCCAAGCTTTAAGttctatttggtaactatttttaaaaataatttcgaaaaacaatttttaaaaataatttttaaaaaataattttttgacattttgtaaattaaaatctgttttttccttgtttttaatattttcaaatatgttttaaaactaatttttatatctaatcttttatttttaatcattctaggtgtttacataattattttttaaaataacctaaaagaaaatgaaaacaattaaaaatattctttaaaagtaccatattttttgttcttaaaaacaaaaaataaaaaatagctttCTAATTGTCAAAcgtatttttgtgttttttttttctagaaaacaaaaaacttgttcttaaaaacatttaccaaacatagccttaatctTGCCCAACCAACTGTCCAACCAAGTTAACATACCAATAAGCCTAACTAATAACAATAATGAGAGCATGAGAGTAATCTTGCGGCAAAGCATGTCCACTACATTCCCCAAAAGAACCTTTcaccataaaataaataaataaatgaagttaaACAAGGGAGGGAAATATAAATCCAATGCAGTTCTATAAACTTGCAACAGAAAGTAAAGGGGATAACATCTATGGGAAAAAGGCCCAAGGGCTCTTCAAAACGTACCCAGTAGCATGCTAGCTTTGGTTTTCATTATTCTATGGTAGACTAAAAACACTAAAACCAACAAAAGATCTATGATGCTCCTCATCTTCTACTTCTTCCTCATCATTCaataatggaagaaaaattaCTAGATGTTGCGAGGAGTTGTCTCTGATGAACTGCTTGACGAGTCACCCCCTGCAGGATTTAGAGCTGGATCACTTGCAAGAGAACCATTTCCAGATTCATCTTGAGCTACAACTGGGATCTTGACAGTTGCTCTTTCCATCTCCTTCTCAAGCTCTTCCTCCCGACGCAGTGCTGTAAACTGGGTATCAAGAGACTTTGCTGCTGCTAACCAAGCAACAACGATCACCATGAGTATCCCTCCAAGGTAAGGAGTTGAATTCGCTAGTGACCCAAAGGTTAAGATCATGAACTGCTGAATCAAAGCACCTCCAGACTTCCCCAACGGATTGCAAACAACATCGATGGCTGCCTTCCCTTTAACCTAAGTTAAGCATTTAATGGGCAAAGTGAGTGAAATATGGACTTTGCAAGGAAATTCAATATCAAGgtattaaattttaagaatcTTTCAGAATTTTAATAGTCTCAAATTTCAAGCCGGTGCAAAGTTTCAAAGAACTATTCAATTATAGTATATGTATGAAGTTCAAAACTTAATGCAGAGTTAAGATTTAGAATCCCAAAAACAGTGGAAACAGAATCCAAACCTTGGTGTCCTCGTCCAAAGGAATATAGGCCATTTCTTTGCAGGGATCAAATAAACTGTACTTGGCACTCTTGCTGAAAATATTTTGCATGGCACCAACATATACTGCTGCAAGAAGAGGAGTCAATCCAAACTTTGCAAGAGCAGGTGCGAAGGGGTCCCCAAACAAAATCAGAGAAAAGAAGCCAACTCCTGTGAGGAGGAGGACTGTGGGTGTGATCTTCGCTGCAGCTCCCCATCCGTATTTGTTAAATATCCATTGACTTAGCAGCATCATTGTGAAAGTTGCTATTCCAGTGGCAGTTGAGAAGTCACCCATAAAGGAAGAGTATTCATTCGGGCTAGGAAACTACATTTcaggagagaaagagagagattaaTTAACAGATCAAAAGGACAAGAAACAATAGAACCTGAATTCAGCTTACCTGAGCTTTGAGCTTTGATTTCCATGTAACCTCCACAAGGTTGATGCTGATGCCATATGCAACCACCAAAGTGGCAAGATCCCTGATGTATCTGGAAGACACCAAGAACTTTAAACTCTCCATTGTCCCCAACCTGACCTTCTCCTGCGACAGGAATTAATATTACATTAGTAGCAATACTATTTTAGAACTCTGAGATAAACCACAATGCACCCATAATAGTATTTGGGATAATAAAGATAGAGAGTTTCTCTAAAGTTTATATATAGTTTACTGCAAGAGAAGGATCCATGCAGCATAACCccttcacaaaaataaataaaaataaataaataactgtCCTATTTCCAAACCTTTGACCAATGAACCAACCAACCCTCCAATGAAAAGTCAGCTTTATCAAAGACAGCTATGCTCTTTTCAATAGAAGTATTTTGGCACTCTATATAACATGAAGTGCCATGTTTACCAGAAGTaagaagagggaaaaaaaaaggaaaagaatggtTTACAAAGTAATTCTTGCAATGTATCACCACTCTGGGTAGTAAAGCTCAGGATAGTGGAAAGGATTACCTTCTTCTTCTTGCTACGGGTCGGAAGAGGAACAGACTTATTCACCCACCAATAAATGAAACAGATTGCGAGCCCCATCAGCACCACAATGCTCATCATTCCTTTCAGGGAGATGGCCCAACCATCTACTCCAGGACCCAAATTTTGTCTCAGATTAGAGAAGTACTTCACTGTTCGGCCTGAGAAAATAAGGGCAACATTGGCTCCAAGTCCAAACAGAGGGTAGAATCTTTTAGCTTCATCAATGGTAGTTATCTGcaggaaaaacaaacaataacaataaatggtagctccaccactactattcaGATGGAAATAAGATACTGAGAAAATTGAGACAGAAGTTTACAAAAAATCTAGATTCTAAAGAATCCATATACTTGTAGAACAACACCAAAGATAAAGGATTGCAGCCTCAACAAATATAGCAGATCTACttagccaaaaaaaaatataagcatAGCATATCTTACACGCATGGCCAAGAGCCaaatttccttttgttttaCTCCACCTATAAAAGCAGTTTTTAGAAGTCAATATACTATATCCATTAAATGTTGAACAACCAGACATGTTCGATATATGCCAGATCATAATCCCCATTTTTATGCTTTTTGCAATGGCATGCAGTATACCTAGTATGTCTCTGATTCCAGAGTCTTTCCATTCCCATGGCTATAGCACATTTTAATCCCATGGAGATCAACACATCAGAAATCCATGTCACTTCCAACACAACAAATCAACACCCATGTCTTTTCCAGTTGCATAGCCAGGACACAGCTCATGCCCAGTAAAGCATCTCTATGCTTCATAGCTCAGACATGGGACATCAATCCATTCCCCCAGGAATCAAATATCCACCATCTATTTATGAGaaagtaaaggaaaagaaaaggagctTTGGAACCTTTTAACAACCACTACAGTCGAAGAAGTTTCAAgattcctatttttctttctttctcttgtttttcCCTTAGCCATGGAACAGAAAGTGAATATTCGGATCATACATTTCGAAcattgaaattttcatttcaaagttCTAATGGTGAAACGTTTACACACTTGAAAACTATGAAAATAACAGATTAGCAAGAACTATAATTTAAACTAAATCAAAGAAATCTGTGGTATACATGATACAGGTATCATAAAGGGAAAGAAATTGCCaatataaaaagggaaaaactgGTAGAACAGAACAAAAGGGTTGACCAAAGCTCTCAAATCCACAACATTATAATTATGATTTGCAACAATAGTTACATCTAAGTGAAAGCTAAAATTGGAGATCTTGATTAATATCACAACACATAAAtcagcaaaaaaataaaagatgaaaaaagtATATAAAGCCACGAACAAAACAATGATCTATATATCATGTTATAAAGGTATGAAAATTGTTCAACTCTAGTAAAAGATGGCAGAATGTGAAAAACAAAGGGTTCCCAAGTTTCACGTTTACTgtttttcctatcaaaaaaatgacACATCAGCATCAAGCATTTTCTTAGCAATTTCTTCCACCGAAATGATGGAACTTGGCCTCTGGATTCGGTTCCCTACCATAGTGTGGCATGTTAGAAGGGGCAAGCTGTCATTCTATGAGCACCTTAAATGATCAAATCCATATATACGAAAAACCATGCAAAAAGAGGGGAACCATTTCAAGACAATAACATACCAATCTACATGAGAAAGGCAAGAAATGGATCAGGTCCTAAAGATAGTGGAATCAAGCCAATCCTACCATGAAAACATATAATTTTCTCAATCCATTATTACACCTTGAATGCCAAAACAGAATTGGGCAATACTCCATTTATGAGCAAAGTTGCAAATGATGAAGACCAAGAATCAACCACAAATCCCAAAATTAAAAGGTAATAGAAATAAAGCATGTATCAGGAAAGACACTAAAATCAGAAAACCATACACTAgaaccaaaattttattttgaaaaggaaaagattTCCTTAAACCCCAtcaaatgattaataatatgtGATTATCAGAGAATCAACTAGGAATCTAACGTAAGATATCGATATAGACCAAACAAAACCTGAAGCCAAAATCATTGAACAATCAAGAGAACAGATAAATTAAGATATATTCAATTTAAAAGTATCACCACCTGATTGGCAAAACCCCAAAACAGAACTGAAATCACCACACTTCCCCAAAGCTCAGCCATGACATAGAACAAACAGAAACTCCAGATCCTCAAAATTGCGAGTGGGCCGAGGAACCTCGGACCCAGAGCAGCAAGAAGCTTATCAGCAAGCGCTGTGGGATGGAAAAAATTGCTGAGAGGATAGAGAACAAATCCAAATGCCCCAAAGAAGGCGATAAAGGGGACGATGACGGTATAGAACAGAGCCTGCTTGGACAAAACATTAGCCAATTTTGTGTACAGCAACATGAACCCAACAGCCATAGGCAAGTTCACCCAAGTCTTCAAGAATGGTATAATCTCAGCGCTACTCCCCGGAGCTGTCACAACCAAAACATCCTTTGTATCCCTAAGAATTGTATAGTTGAAAAGGATACAGAAGAACATCAACCCAAGTGGTACGATCTTCTTAAAGGTCGCAGTCTCAATACCCAAGAACTTGGGCTTCTCTGGCTCTGCAAACAACGATTGCCCATCAGCTGCAGCGGCCGCCTCAGCCCTGCAGATAAAGCCTCTATTTTGTCTGCAAAAGTCATGTGGTTTTGCCACAAACCCTTGAAATTTCTGAAACCCATTAAGAGGTAGAGATAACCCACcaagggttttgggtttttgaaCGAAAAGCCTCTGCCTTAGCCCTTGCTGTGAATTGAACACCCTGAATTTCGGGTTTGAGGGCAGAGAGAGCAACCCTTTGGTCTGCAAAACAGCTTCCATGTCTCCCTAATTTCCCTTCAAGAAACCCAAAACTTGGCTTTCAAGAAGAGAACGTGAGGGAGAGGCTGAGAAGCAAAATTGAGATAAGATGGCCGGGAGGGGAGAAGACTACTTTCTCAAGAAATGGGCATTGGGTATACAAATATCTTTTTATATCACCCAATGCACCAAGCCCTCAAccccaaaaggaaaaaataaataaaggaaaaaaatcttaaGAGAGAGAGCCTCAATTCTCTCTCCACTATCTGGGTTTTGCTCAAAACCACTCTGTATTTTGCCCTAACAAAGCCTCGGAACCAGTGGCCGAGATGCCTTAAATCAGTTTTTTCATTCTgtaaaaacaagaaatttttGGACTCACTAATTGAAACAGATGTGTGGTTTGCGAAGTCGTGacagaaaaaaagagaaaaagtggACAAAGAAACGCCACCCGAACACCAAAAAGGTATCTCAATAGGATCTTCTCAGGCgcccaaaaaaaagaagaaaaaaaatagtgacaTGTGAACCAAATTTAAATGCCCAAAATACCCCTGAGATATTTCTTTCTTTGGGAGGTGGGTTGCGGAACACACCACCTTGAAAATTACAGGTCAAAATAGTATTTGAATCCAATTTTGTGAGTTATTTTATGAGGTACGTCAgcaggatttttttttaaaaaaaattattattaagatacaattgtttaaaaataaatataaatatgatacttttcattatttttttaatttttacactaaaattctttttttcaaaaatggatTCACTTTCATACTAAACTTGTCTTGTAAAAAGACGAGTAAACTACTAGTTCTTCTTTACATTAAactcatatttttaaaagatgaatttaattcaaagtttAAAAGTAccgtaattttaaaattattttttatgttacaatttaaaaaaaaaaatacacgaGTCTTGCATAAGTAGCatgatttattttgaaaataaaaataaaattatgattttttttatcatttttttattttatattaaaattgtccttttttttttctttttttttttttgaaacattaaaattgtcctttttaaaaaatgggtttgacataaaatcctaaactataattttaaaattatttttgagccTGCGAATCCCACCTTTGAAAATTCTAGGTCAAAATAGGAAATCAAAGAAATATGAGCCCACTATTTTCATGGGTCCTTCCTAATTCCCAACATTGGAATTCAATTTTGTCAGTCATTTATTGAGGTAAATCTTATATAAgatttttgtaaaagaaatatattatttttaagaagtaTTATTAAAGAACATTTATCTaggaaataaatacaaaattacaataattttgatcatttattttatttttattttagaattatttttgagcGGAGGATACATTTGAAAACTAGAGGTCAAAATAGGAAATTGAAGAAGTATGGCCGCCATCCTCATTCCTAGTAGTGAAATTCAATTTGTGAGCTATTGAGCTAAACCTACTTCTCCCTTCCTTGTTAGGTcatttttccacaaaaataaaaaattatcaaaaaagtATTGGTTTCTTTTGCATGTAaatgattttttgtttatatttaggttatatttgatttcaaaaaaattgatgaaaaatgtaagaaaaagaaaaggaaaaggaaaaaccgaaaggaaaataaaaatataataggttaaaaattaataaattattttttatatatttttttaaaaatttatttttctgcattatatataaataatttttattatatttgaattttttttccttaattttttagtactttcCCATAACCAAATACAGTCTTAGGTCCTATTtgataattacttttaaaaatatatttgaaaaatagtttttaaaaacagtttttaaaaattattttatgatgttttataagataaaagtatgtttggaattttaaaatgtttttaatatatttttaatattttaaaatatattttaaaagtaattttttatgtaatgttttattttttaatcattctaaatatttatataattattttttaaaataatctttagaaaataaataaaaataattaaaagatttttttt from Vitis vinifera cultivar Pinot Noir 40024 chromosome 9, ASM3070453v1 includes these protein-coding regions:
- the LOC100258352 gene encoding plastidic ATP/ADP-transporter is translated as MEAVLQTKGLLSLPSNPKFRVFNSQQGLRQRLFVQKPKTLGGLSLPLNGFQKFQGFVAKPHDFCRQNRGFICRAEAAAAADGQSLFAEPEKPKFLGIETATFKKIVPLGLMFFCILFNYTILRDTKDVLVVTAPGSSAEIIPFLKTWVNLPMAVGFMLLYTKLANVLSKQALFYTVIVPFIAFFGAFGFVLYPLSNFFHPTALADKLLAALGPRFLGPLAILRIWSFCLFYVMAELWGSVVISVLFWGFANQITTIDEAKRFYPLFGLGANVALIFSGRTVKYFSNLRQNLGPGVDGWAISLKGMMSIVVLMGLAICFIYWWVNKSVPLPTRSKKKKEKVRLGTMESLKFLVSSRYIRDLATLVVAYGISINLVEVTWKSKLKAQFPSPNEYSSFMGDFSTATGIATFTMMLLSQWIFNKYGWGAAAKITPTVLLLTGVGFFSLILFGDPFAPALAKFGLTPLLAAVYVGAMQNIFSKSAKYSLFDPCKEMAYIPLDEDTKVKGKAAIDVVCNPLGKSGGALIQQFMILTFGSLANSTPYLGGILMVIVVAWLAAAKSLDTQFTALRREEELEKEMERATVKIPVVAQDESGNGSLASDPALNPAGGDSSSSSSETTPRNI